AGGTAAATAAATCAGAATGAAGCTGCTATTTCTTGCTGTTCCACTCTTACTGGACTGAGCAGCAGCTCACATCAAAGCTGATCAATTCAAGGCAACACAGACAGTTAGCACTGCATCTCAGACCTGTCTGAATCCAGGACACCTGAAAAGCAGGTGTGTATTCACTGCAGTTTTACTAAACATTGCTGCCAGAACTCTTTGCCAAGTGATGAATCCCTTCGGCATACACATACCACAAAACTTACTTCTGGGTTAACAGCATGCACATTCCCAAACCCTGCCCCACTGAGCTGGAGCCAAACACAAGGCGAGGACCAAGCTCTAAAGTGCTGGTCAATGATTTGGCAAATATTTCCAGCTTCCACAAAGGTAATAGAAAGATTCGTAAAACCTCCAGCCACCAAAAGTCCAGTCAAAGTAATTGTAATACGCACCAGCACTTCTACTAGCAGGCACAAAAGTTAACAGCCATGGATAAAATGAAACCGCAGCTTATTCCTTTGAGTCAGCCAAAACCGGTGAATTTATGTTAATTGTTGAAACCAGTCACAAACTTCATTTTGCATGAAAGGCAGCTGAGAACACTTTCGGAGAACACTTTGTGATAAGGCtagtatgttttaaaaagccCTTCTAATGGTGACTTTAGGTGcacctttcctttcccccccaccctttGAGAAAGTAAAGCATTTTTCTCACCTGCCATGGCCCGTGTGAGGAACATCCCACCCTGCTTGTTCAACAGAGACACATCCAAAGTTCCTCCACCCAAATCCACCACCAGAACATTAAACACATCAGCTTTGTGGAGTCCATAAGCCATAGCTGCCGCTGTGGGTTCATTGATTACTCGCAAAATTTCTAGCCCTACAAAGAGAAAAGATACCAAGCAAGTCAGGTACACCTCAGAAAACTGCAGTTCTCACATCATAATTACATTTACCActaggtttttttggttggttggtttgggttttttttgaaccAAACTTACCTTAAGTAAAATGTCATATCTAAAGGAAATAGTTTTCTAAGCAATAATACTAAGTGAACTCTTTTCCTTATTTCAGCCTAATAGTAATACTACTTCAGTGTCAGGGTGAAGTCATAAACCATGATTTGCCCAAACACATTTCTTCCAGAGAAACCTTGCTAAGATTTATTTCACATgttctatttctgtttaaattattGTCCAAGGGTGCTCTGTATAGTCTATTTGGAAATTAccaaaaaagctatttttcccaaaataaaacactACTTCTAACTATCTATGTCTGCATTAGTCAGCTGCACCTGTTAGTACCCAATGCTGTTCCTCACAACTGGTAATGGTctgtaattagaaaaaaaaaaatccattctaagGTTCTCTATCACTGATTCACTGTTTCTATATCCTCCCTAAAGACTTTACTGTTAGTGAAATAGACCTAAAGACAATTTTAAGGCTTCATAGAAAAATGCTGGAATAAAGAGACATCACCTGCAAGGTTAGCTGCCTTAATGGTAGCATTCCTTTGCCTTTCATCAAATTCTGCTGGCACAGAGATGACCGCCTTCAAAATAGGCATGCCAAGATAGTCTTCTGCCATTCTCTTCAATTTCAGTAGCAGCTGAGAGCCAATATGCTCTGGAGTGATGCGAAAAGTTTCATTAGTTGTCACAGAAAATTCAGCTGATCCGTTGTTGTTGaaaatctgagaagaaaaagcaacacaaccCACAGGTGAGAAGTCTTTTTCTTACgctctcccaccctgctcccaccaaATGTTTTATTCACAAATAGTCTGTTTATTCTGGAAAAATATGAATGTGCTTTTGCCACTTCCTGAATCACTTTTATTCCTTGACTACGAGTGTTATGCAAAACATGCAACTTAAGGGGTCAGAGTAAATCCAAAGTAGTGACACCCACTGTGCCCAGGTAagacacactaaaaaaaaaaagttaagaccTAGCAACTGTGTAATCGACTTCAACACCACATTCAAAgataaaagcaatgctttttaatCATTAGGTTTACGCTACTGATAAAGCTTCCCACAGGttcttttttcagaaaggaagcaaacaggTTGGTACTGGAACAGCTTCTCTTAAAGTAAAGAATTCAAAGACTGTTTGCAGTACCTGAAAATGTgtctcttttcagaaaatactgcACCTTGCTAAATTAAtgcaatactttttttaaaaaagcagctttcaagaTCTGCTCCTGGTCAAGTAAGCACTAGAAAAGTGCTACggaaaaaaatgcaatgggaCAGAGAAGACATGacttttacacttttttttttttttaatatcaaggaAAACATCAAGTTTCAGCAAAGCGCAGTTAGAATTTAAAGTTGAAATTTATACTTCAAGAGAAGGGGCTGGAAGGTTACCCAGAAACACATTTCACAGTAGAGGACAGGGTTCTCCGGACAATCACTATCAGCTCTCATGCAGAGGTACACAACTTCCACAACcgtttcctcctcccctctccggTTACCTCTTACAGTTTTCAGGCATATCAGATTTAGCCAAATGACTTGAGGTCAGACAAGTTGGTCACCTACTACGTTTCAAGCATCCTACAGCTTACTGCTTGGAGAGAACTGAAGAAGATGGCTACTCACCTTAAAAGGATACCTGCTACTTTCacttttcagttcttctgaagtGAAGATTTTCCCAATGAATCTTTTTGCATCATATATGGTGTTCTGAGGATTTGAATCAGCCAGTTCTAGGCCATCATATCCTACATACACATCTCTGTCTGTGAAAGAGACTATACTTGGTATGCTATTGTGCCCGTTTTCATCTGCAATAACCTTCACCTGTCCTGTTCCAGGAAGAAAGACACCAACAGAGCAGTAAGTCGTGCCAAGGTCAATCCCAATTACTTTCGGTGTAGGCATCGGTAAATATTGCTGTGCTAGATAGCCAGCTAACAACAGAGCCAGAATAGCCGAACCTgaaacagagattttaaaaaaatagggttATAGTATCTACTGCTGCAAATTAAGAAGTCAACGCAAGTTACACAGCATTATACATTACACCTCATGCAGTTTTATTTCACGCTCTGAAGCCTGTTCAGCTACCTAATTAGTTTTCGATTTCTTCAAAGGTGACCAGCAAGTTCAGGTCTCTTAATTCAACAAAAAGTGGTTAGAAGAGTCAAAAATCTTCGGCATTAAATACtaaactggttaaaaaaagcccaagaggtacagcaaagaaaaaatatcaccaCCctgtaataattctttttctctccaagGTACTTCAAAAATATAGGTTAATTAGTATTTTTGGGGGGACTGACTATGAACAACCCCTAAGGGACATCTAGTTAATGAGGCTGCACAAAACCACAGTGAAATGAAAAACTCCCCATTCAAACACCTCCTCCAACTTCACTGGAAGTCTAAAAATAAGGAGATGCAAAACCATGCTAACTCCTATTTCAGCCATAGCTCCCAAAGACCATCTTTCTGCACCTCCAAATCTTTTCTATGCCTTGAAATCAAGGGGTAGACTAGTTTAAGGGCAG
The genomic region above belongs to Mycteria americana isolate JAX WOST 10 ecotype Jacksonville Zoo and Gardens chromosome 1, USCA_MyAme_1.0, whole genome shotgun sequence and contains:
- the HSPA13 gene encoding heat shock 70 kDa protein 13; the protein is MAGQMAVLGSAILALLLAGYLAQQYLPMPTPKVIGIDLGTTYCSVGVFLPGTGQVKVIADENGHNSIPSIVSFTDRDVYVGYDGLELADSNPQNTIYDAKRFIGKIFTSEELKSESSRYPFKIFNNNGSAEFSVTTNETFRITPEHIGSQLLLKLKRMAEDYLGMPILKAVISVPAEFDERQRNATIKAANLAGLEILRVINEPTAAAMAYGLHKADVFNVLVVDLGGGTLDVSLLNKQGGMFLTRAMAGNNKLGGQDFNQRLMLYLYDQLHQMYGSLPTRKEEIHRLRQAVEAVKLNLTVHEAATLRVSLTMPERKLTKELPESEVKTNTVLKDKPSQKAKGLKNLGDTSKVENNFVQVVFETEISRKLFEMLNEDLFEKILVPIEQVLKEGHLHKAEVDEIVLVGGSTRIPQIRKVIQDFFGKEPNTSVDPDLAVVMGVAIQAGIVGGSWPLQVSAIEIPNKHLRKTNFN